The Mycolicibacterium aichiense region GACACGCTTGGCGTCGTTGGCCGCCACGACGGTGCGACCGTCCAGGCGGCGGGTGCGCTTGGTGGCCTTGTGCTCGAGCAGGTGGCGACGGTTCGCCTTCTGCCGCACGA contains the following coding sequences:
- the rpmI gene encoding 50S ribosomal protein L35 encodes the protein MPKAKTHSGASKRFRKTGTGKIVRQKANRRHLLEHKATKRTRRLDGRTVVAANDAKRVNAMLNG